TGGTGTAATCTTAGACGAAGAAAGAGGGCAAACTCGTCTAGCATACGCAGGTAACAATAGCCACAAATTCTTAGGTATAGGAAAAATACTAAAAGATAAAGGTGTTAAACTAAACGATTGGAGTATGCAATCAGTTAAAGCTTGGTTAAAAGCAAATCCTGAAGCAGCTAAACAATACATGAAAGAAAACCCAAGATACATTTACTATACTCAAGTAAAAAGTCCTGGTCCTCTAGGAACAATGGGTGTGCCACTAACATCAGGTCGAAGTCTTGCTGTAGATAGAACATACTACCCATTAGGATTACCTATGTGGATTGACTTTAAAACTGTAGATAAAGAAACTATTTCTAAGATGGCATTTGCCCAAGACACAGGAACAGCTATCAAAGGTGGTATAAGAGCAGACTATTTCTGGGGAACAGGTTCAGACGCTTTCGCAGAAGCAGGAAGAACTCACGCTCAAGGAAGCTTATATCTACTATTACCTAGATAGAAGGCTTTTAGATAAAATTAAGGAGTTACAATTTGTGACTTCTTTTTTTCAATTGATTTCCCAGTAAAAGAATTTATAATAATTAAAGAAAAAAACTAGAATAGTTTCTATTTAAATTCGTGAAAAAGACGAAGGATTAAAAATGAAGATATTGGGCATAGAATCATCTTGCGATGAAACAGCAGTAGCTATAGTAAATGAAAAAGGTGAGGTATTATCACATCAATTAATATCCCAAACAGAACACCTTGAATACGGTGGTGTAGTTCCTGAAATTGCATCAAGAGCACACGTAGACGCTATAGACTCGCTATTCAATAAAGCCCTAGATGAAGCTAATTGTAAAATAGAAGACTTAGACGCAATATCTGCGACTACAGGTCCAGGACTTGTCGGCGGACTTATTGTAGGCACAACATTCGCCCAAGCTATAGCAGGCTTCTCAAATAAACCATTCATATCAGTTAATCACTTACAAGCACATGGACTTATGGCAAGAATGGGAACAGATTTACAATTCCCATATATACTATTGCTAGTATCAGGCGGACACACACAAATCCTTCTAGTTAAAGACGTAGATGACTTCGAACTTATCGGTGAAAGTATAGATGACGCCGCAGGAGAATGTTTCGACAAAGTAGCTAAGATTATGGACCTACCATATCCAGGGGGACCAAAGATAGATAAGTTATCAGGCGAGGGTGACTCAAATAAATATACCTTACCTAAACCTCTTATCAAAG
This genomic interval from Alphaproteobacteria bacterium contains the following:
- the tsaD gene encoding tRNA (adenosine(37)-N6)-threonylcarbamoyltransferase complex transferase subunit TsaD — its product is MKILGIESSCDETAVAIVNEKGEVLSHQLISQTEHLEYGGVVPEIASRAHVDAIDSLFNKALDEANCKIEDLDAISATTGPGLVGGLIVGTTFAQAIAGFSNKPFISVNHLQAHGLMARMGTDLQFPYILLLVSGGHTQILLVKDVDDFELIGESIDDAAGECFDKVAKIMDLPYPGGPKIDKLSGEGDSNKYTLPKPLIKEPNCNFSFSGLKSASLRLVNDLQPIDETKKADISAVFQKTVCEIVDVKIRRALDEVKSRGINPTSLVVSGGVGANSGVRKTLQNISEESDIDFIAPPIKLCMDNGVMIAWTGLELFRKGKTSPLDIVPNPRWQLKDL